Proteins from a single region of Pseudopedobacter saltans DSM 12145:
- a CDS encoding efflux RND transporter permease subunit, whose product MKITDISIRRPSLVIVVFTALTLLGLLSYFSLGYELLPKFSPNVVSISTIYPGASPNEVESTVTKKIEDAVSSMENIKKINANSYEGLSVVIITLTEKAQIDVALNDAQRKVNAILATLPDDVKQPSLSKFSLDDFPVITMSASAHMDDISFYDLMDKRIAPIISRVSGVAQVNLIGGSEREIKVALDAKKLQGYGLSVLAVQQAILASNLDFPTGSVKTKAQDILVRLSGKYTNVEEMRNLVITTSKDGSQIRLGDIADVQDTQKETEKLARINRANSIAVQIIKQSDANAVTVSEGTKAIIEQLKNDYKDINLDIKIVNDSSDYTLQSADAVIHDLMMAVVLVAVVMLFFLHSLRNAVIVMVSIPASLIATFIGIAMFGYTLNLMSLLGLSLVVGILVDDAIVVLENIQRHMEMGKNKVRAAIDGTREIGFTVVSITFVIVVVFFPIAISTGMVANILRQFCVVVIISTLLSLVASFTIVPLIFSRFGKLERVEGKNIFGKFILWFEKQLHKFTNWITRILEWTLKHKAVTLIIMVVLFFSSFGLLVAGYIGFEFFPKSDKGEFLLQIEMPKDASLEQTNLYTQKAENFLSEKKEIVQMITTVGQSSEGMGGTTATAYKSEINVKLVDKPERNNVSSDIISTTYTRELEKILVGAKIKTVPIGILGTADEAPIQFVVLGSDLDTVLAFAEKAQAIMAKIPGATQTKLSVEKGTPEINVKVDRDKMSALGLNLQTVGATMQTAFAGNTDGKFRQGEYEYDINIQYQDFDRKDIDDVRNLIFINGAGQQIKLSQFADIKEGSGPSLLERLNKSTSVTVKAQTVGRPTGSVVGDFQAEIDKMQKPAGISFYWAGDQENQSEGFGTLGIALLAAVILVYLIMVALYDSFVYPFVVMFSLPLALIGALLALALTNNALGIFTILGFIMLMGLVAKNAIILVDFTNHLKAQGKSTHEALILANHARLRPILMTTIAMVFGMLPIALASGAGADWKNGLAWVIIGGLTSSLFLTLVVVPVMYQIFDNILDKFGFNKKEKSIEELIEEEYDHVDVHEY is encoded by the coding sequence GCGCTTCGCCAAATGAGGTAGAAAGTACCGTTACCAAAAAAATTGAGGACGCGGTTTCTTCGATGGAAAACATTAAGAAAATTAACGCGAACTCTTACGAAGGCTTGTCAGTCGTTATTATAACGCTTACCGAGAAAGCACAAATAGACGTTGCTCTAAATGATGCACAAAGAAAGGTAAACGCGATTTTGGCTACGTTACCAGACGATGTAAAACAACCATCGCTGAGTAAATTCTCACTAGATGATTTCCCTGTGATTACCATGTCTGCATCTGCTCATATGGACGATATTTCGTTCTATGACTTGATGGACAAACGTATCGCTCCAATTATTTCCCGCGTGTCTGGCGTAGCGCAGGTAAATCTAATTGGTGGTTCAGAACGTGAAATTAAAGTAGCTTTAGACGCTAAAAAACTGCAAGGTTATGGTTTATCTGTGCTTGCTGTACAACAGGCGATCCTTGCTTCAAATTTAGATTTCCCTACAGGAAGTGTAAAAACTAAAGCTCAGGACATCTTAGTACGTTTATCGGGTAAATATACTAATGTAGAGGAAATGCGTAATCTGGTAATAACTACCAGCAAAGACGGCTCTCAGATTCGTTTAGGTGATATTGCCGATGTGCAGGATACTCAAAAAGAAACAGAAAAACTTGCTCGCATTAACAGAGCAAACTCTATCGCCGTACAAATTATTAAACAAAGTGATGCAAATGCAGTAACTGTAAGTGAAGGCACCAAAGCAATTATAGAACAGCTCAAAAACGATTACAAAGACATTAATCTGGATATTAAAATTGTAAACGATAGTTCTGACTATACCTTACAGTCTGCCGATGCGGTAATCCATGATTTAATGATGGCGGTTGTATTGGTTGCTGTCGTAATGCTTTTCTTCTTACATAGTTTGCGTAACGCAGTTATCGTAATGGTTTCCATTCCTGCATCCTTAATTGCTACTTTCATTGGTATTGCAATGTTTGGTTATACCTTAAACTTGATGTCTTTACTGGGATTATCCTTAGTAGTAGGTATTTTGGTGGATGATGCGATTGTGGTTTTGGAAAATATCCAGCGTCACATGGAAATGGGAAAAAACAAAGTCAGAGCGGCTATTGACGGAACACGTGAAATTGGTTTTACCGTAGTATCCATCACTTTCGTAATTGTGGTTGTGTTTTTCCCAATTGCAATAAGTACAGGTATGGTGGCTAACATCTTACGTCAATTCTGTGTGGTGGTAATTATTTCTACCTTGTTATCATTAGTAGCGTCATTTACTATTGTACCATTAATCTTCTCGCGCTTTGGTAAACTAGAACGTGTCGAGGGCAAAAACATATTTGGTAAATTTATTTTGTGGTTCGAAAAACAACTACATAAATTCACTAACTGGATTACCAGAATATTAGAATGGACACTTAAACATAAAGCCGTTACATTAATTATAATGGTGGTTCTTTTCTTTTCTTCATTTGGGTTGTTAGTTGCCGGATATATCGGTTTCGAGTTTTTCCCTAAATCTGATAAAGGAGAATTCTTATTACAAATAGAGATGCCAAAAGATGCCTCGTTAGAGCAGACGAACCTTTATACCCAAAAAGCCGAGAACTTTTTGAGTGAGAAAAAGGAAATTGTCCAAATGATTACTACGGTTGGACAATCAAGTGAAGGTATGGGCGGTACTACGGCAACGGCTTATAAATCTGAAATCAACGTTAAGTTGGTAGATAAACCAGAGCGTAACAATGTATCTTCTGATATTATTTCAACCACTTACACACGGGAGTTAGAAAAAATATTAGTTGGAGCTAAAATCAAAACTGTTCCTATCGGTATTTTAGGTACAGCAGACGAAGCACCTATTCAATTCGTAGTTTTAGGGTCTGATTTAGATACTGTATTAGCTTTCGCTGAAAAGGCTCAAGCCATCATGGCCAAAATCCCTGGTGCTACACAAACCAAACTTTCTGTAGAGAAAGGCACACCGGAAATTAACGTAAAGGTAGACCGTGATAAGATGTCTGCATTAGGATTAAATCTACAAACTGTGGGTGCAACCATGCAAACTGCTTTTGCTGGAAATACCGACGGTAAATTCCGTCAGGGCGAGTATGAATACGATATTAATATCCAATATCAAGATTTCGACCGTAAAGATATAGATGATGTACGCAACCTGATTTTCATAAATGGTGCAGGTCAGCAAATCAAACTTTCACAATTTGCAGATATTAAAGAAGGTTCGGGCCCAAGTTTATTAGAGCGTTTAAACAAATCAACTTCGGTAACTGTAAAAGCTCAAACCGTAGGCAGACCGACAGGTTCTGTTGTAGGGGATTTCCAGGCCGAAATAGATAAAATGCAAAAACCTGCCGGTATTAGCTTCTATTGGGCAGGAGATCAGGAGAACCAAAGCGAAGGTTTTGGTACTTTAGGTATTGCATTATTAGCTGCTGTAATTTTAGTTTATTTAATTATGGTCGCATTATATGACAGTTTCGTTTATCCATTTGTGGTAATGTTCTCTTTACCGCTAGCTTTAATTGGAGCCCTACTTGCACTTGCGCTAACTAACAACGCTTTGGGTATTTTCACCATTCTGGGTTTCATCATGCTAATGGGTCTGGTTGCTAAAAATGCCATCATTCTGGTTGACTTTACCAACCACTTGAAAGCACAGGGAAAATCTACTCACGAGGCATTAATTTTAGCTAACCACGCTCGTTTGCGTCCAATCTTAATGACAACTATAGCCATGGTGTTTGGTATGCTACCTATTGCATTGGCAAGTGGTGCCGGTGCCGATTGGAAAAACGGTTTGGCCTGGGTAATTATTGGAGGTTTAACCAGTTCGCTTTTCTTGACATTGGTTGTCGTACCAGTGATGTATCAAATTTTCGATAATATTTTAGATAAATTTGGTTTCAATAAAAAAGAAAAAAGTATCGAAGAACTGATAGAAGAAGAATACGACCATGTCGACGTTCATGAATATTAA
- a CDS encoding universal stress protein, translating to MKTIIVATDFSAEAENALEYAGAAAKDLNAKIILFNSFTLPPHYANTLFPANALDEVKKLNIASLQQKADLITAKYRVEVMCLSSLLNMEEELESIIEEHKADLIVMGTAKKSISQDIFGNTTTAAISRFKLPILAIPLGAKYKGINKILFACDILRGVHSLILEQIKDFAEKMNSEVEIFHVHKGVSKLESSFTKKKIDLQLKNIHHTYKEIESDSVIKEIENEILETGADILIMIPYRYGFWSSLVHRSKTRVMASNSHVPLLSIPIGL from the coding sequence ATGAAAACTATTATTGTAGCTACAGACTTCTCTGCAGAAGCAGAAAATGCATTGGAATATGCAGGCGCAGCAGCGAAAGATTTAAATGCAAAAATTATCTTATTTAATTCATTTACACTTCCGCCTCATTATGCAAATACTTTGTTCCCAGCCAATGCGCTTGACGAGGTAAAAAAACTCAACATTGCTTCTTTACAACAAAAAGCAGACCTCATTACTGCTAAATATCGTGTTGAAGTAATGTGCCTTTCATCTCTTTTAAACATGGAAGAAGAGCTGGAAAGCATTATAGAGGAACACAAAGCTGATTTAATTGTAATGGGTACGGCAAAAAAATCTATCTCTCAGGATATTTTTGGTAATACCACAACAGCAGCGATCAGCCGTTTCAAATTACCTATTTTAGCTATTCCTTTAGGAGCAAAATACAAAGGAATAAATAAAATCCTTTTCGCCTGTGATATTCTTAGAGGAGTTCATTCCTTAATTCTGGAACAAATTAAAGACTTTGCTGAAAAAATGAATTCCGAAGTAGAGATTTTCCATGTTCATAAAGGTGTAAGCAAACTAGAGTCTTCTTTTACAAAGAAAAAAATCGATTTACAGCTTAAAAACATCCATCATACCTACAAAGAAATAGAATCTGATTCTGTAATTAAGGAAATCGAAAATGAAATTTTAGAGACCGGAGCAGACATTTTGATCATGATTCCGTACAGATATGGTTTCTGGTCTTCTTTGGTGCATAGAAGTAAAACCCGGGTCATGGCTTCTAACTCGCATGTTCCATTATTATCTATTCCAATTGGCTTGTAA
- the lpdA gene encoding dihydrolipoyl dehydrogenase → MQYDVIVIGSGPGGYVAAIRSAQLGLKTAMIEKYATFGGTCLNVGCIPSKALLDSSEHFHNAQHTFAEHGIDVKDVKVNIKQMIKRKNEVIAQNTAGITFLMKKNKVDTYEGVGSFKDKNTIKIKLTKGGEQEITGKNVIIATGSKPTALPFLPVDKKRIITSTEALSLTEVPKALTVIGGGVIGLELGSVYARLGSKVTVVEFADSIIATMDGSLGKELQRVLKKSLGMEFLLSHKVTAAKNNGKSTTVEALDSKGNVVKVEGDYCIVAVGRTAYTEGLGLENIGIKLEERGKKIPVNAQLETPVKGVYAIGDVVAGAMLAHKAEEEGVFVVESIAGQKPHINYNLIPGVVYTWPEVASVGLTEEQLKAEGKKYKTGAFPFKASGRAKASMDTDGFVKVLADAETDEILGVHMIGPRVADMIAEAVVAMEFRASAEDIARICHAHPTYTEAFKEAALAATDNRAIHM, encoded by the coding sequence ATGCAATACGACGTTATCGTTATTGGTTCTGGACCTGGAGGATATGTTGCAGCAATTCGCTCGGCGCAATTGGGTCTTAAAACTGCCATGATTGAAAAATACGCTACCTTTGGAGGAACTTGTTTAAATGTAGGGTGTATTCCCTCAAAAGCGTTATTAGACTCTTCAGAGCATTTTCATAACGCACAGCACACATTTGCAGAGCATGGTATTGATGTGAAAGACGTAAAAGTCAATATCAAGCAAATGATAAAAAGAAAAAATGAAGTGATTGCGCAAAATACAGCAGGTATCACGTTCTTAATGAAAAAGAACAAAGTTGATACTTACGAAGGTGTAGGATCTTTTAAAGATAAAAATACCATTAAAATCAAATTGACTAAAGGCGGTGAACAAGAAATTACAGGTAAAAATGTAATTATCGCGACGGGATCTAAACCAACTGCTTTACCATTTTTACCAGTTGATAAGAAAAGAATTATTACATCTACAGAAGCCTTAAGTTTAACAGAGGTACCAAAGGCGCTGACAGTGATTGGTGGTGGGGTGATAGGCCTGGAGTTGGGATCTGTTTATGCTCGCTTAGGATCTAAAGTTACGGTAGTGGAATTTGCAGATTCTATTATTGCTACGATGGATGGATCTTTAGGTAAAGAATTGCAAAGAGTGCTTAAAAAGTCTTTGGGGATGGAGTTTTTGTTGAGTCACAAAGTAACCGCAGCAAAAAACAATGGTAAATCTACTACTGTAGAAGCTTTGGATTCAAAAGGGAATGTAGTAAAAGTAGAGGGAGATTATTGTATAGTTGCGGTAGGAAGAACAGCCTATACGGAAGGTTTAGGCCTGGAAAATATCGGAATAAAATTAGAAGAGAGAGGTAAGAAAATTCCGGTAAATGCTCAGTTAGAAACGCCTGTTAAAGGTGTTTATGCAATTGGTGATGTTGTTGCCGGTGCAATGCTGGCACATAAAGCGGAAGAAGAGGGAGTTTTTGTAGTAGAGTCAATTGCTGGCCAAAAACCGCATATTAATTATAATTTAATACCAGGAGTAGTTTACACCTGGCCAGAAGTAGCTTCGGTAGGATTAACAGAAGAACAGTTAAAAGCAGAAGGAAAGAAATACAAGACAGGGGCTTTCCCGTTTAAAGCGAGTGGTAGGGCAAAAGCAAGTATGGATACAGATGGTTTTGTAAAAGTATTAGCCGATGCGGAAACCGACGAAATTTTAGGCGTTCATATGATAGGGCCTCGTGTAGCCGATATGATTGCAGAAGCAGTGGTAGCTATGGAATTTAGAGCGAGCGCAGAAGACATAGCCAGAATCTGTCATGCACATCCAACATATACCGAAGCGTTTAAAGAAGCAGCATTAGCTGCTACAGATAACAGAGCGATACATATGTAA
- a CDS encoding helix-turn-helix domain-containing protein encodes MAENHQLKLANEFVQFTDRNIFLTGKAGTGKTTFLHNLRKNCPKRTVVVAPTGVAAINAGGATIHSFFQLPFGPYIPGQDRGRSASAMRIRGEKINLIKSIDLLVIDEISMVRSDTLDHIDEVLRRYRDRTKPFGGVQLLMIGDLHQLSPVVKDDEWSLLKDHYSNPYFFSSKALQESYPIAIELKHIYRQSDDLFIGLLNKVRENNIDLEVLNALNQRYIENFNPDEDEGYITLTSHNYSANQINDEKLGKIKVKSHVFKADISGDFPEFSYPNAENLELKVGAQVMFVKNDSSRDKFYYNGKIGKITRIEDDVIWVKCPQDLNEIYVRKAEWQNVKYELNPATKEIEEKQVGSFIQYPLRTAWAITIHKSQGLTFDKAIIDANAAFAHGQVYVALSRCRSFEGMVLRTPLTFNSIKTDGVVAHYTKEAENNTPNSEQLQQAKAFFQQGLLYELFDFKDIKGTLFQCKRIAEDYHQVISVGFLDNVNEVRENAEKTIYAISESYKKHLNVQLQQNQLPEDNGDLQERVKKACRYFVDKIDEVIIAGMDKVSFEADNKAVKESMSEVLNKLKKEVFIKRSVLKNSLEGFETLSYIKCRANAEIDFINLEKVQVTTRKETKVAAGIKHPELYKTIKSWRDDLAADNNVPVYMILPQKALTELVNKLPSNFAELESIKGIGKAKIKQFGAEILGMVTEYCEKRNISQTPLQLLVKVNKPEKVDTKQMSLNAFIDGKTVEEIAMERGLTASTIENHLIHFIGTGELDIHRFVEKDKASQIQAYVEEYKPISTTQTKEALGDDISYNEIRAVMKYLTYQEYLS; translated from the coding sequence ATGGCAGAGAATCATCAACTTAAGTTAGCAAACGAATTTGTTCAGTTTACCGATAGAAATATTTTCCTTACCGGTAAGGCAGGGACTGGTAAAACGACTTTTTTGCATAATTTAAGGAAGAATTGCCCTAAAAGAACGGTTGTTGTCGCCCCTACAGGAGTCGCTGCTATTAATGCAGGTGGTGCAACTATTCATTCTTTTTTTCAGTTGCCATTTGGACCTTATATTCCCGGTCAGGACAGAGGTAGAAGCGCTTCGGCGATGCGGATCAGAGGCGAAAAAATCAATCTTATTAAAAGCATAGATCTTTTGGTGATTGATGAGATCAGTATGGTACGTTCAGACACCTTAGATCATATTGATGAGGTTTTACGCAGATATAGAGATAGAACCAAGCCTTTTGGTGGTGTCCAATTGTTGATGATAGGTGACTTACATCAGCTTTCTCCAGTGGTTAAAGACGATGAATGGTCTTTGCTGAAAGATCATTATTCTAATCCTTATTTTTTCAGTAGCAAAGCTTTACAGGAAAGTTATCCGATAGCTATAGAATTAAAGCATATCTACCGCCAGTCAGATGATTTGTTTATTGGATTGTTGAATAAAGTAAGGGAAAACAATATAGACCTGGAAGTGCTGAATGCGCTTAACCAAAGGTATATAGAAAATTTTAATCCGGATGAAGATGAAGGCTATATAACACTTACTTCTCATAATTATTCTGCAAATCAGATTAATGACGAAAAGCTGGGGAAGATAAAAGTGAAAAGTCATGTTTTCAAAGCTGATATTTCTGGCGACTTTCCAGAATTTTCTTATCCCAATGCGGAAAACCTGGAGTTGAAAGTGGGAGCACAGGTTATGTTTGTGAAAAATGATTCTTCCAGAGATAAATTTTATTATAACGGAAAAATTGGAAAGATTACCCGGATTGAAGATGATGTGATTTGGGTGAAATGTCCCCAGGATTTAAACGAAATATATGTGCGTAAGGCTGAATGGCAAAATGTTAAATATGAACTTAATCCCGCTACTAAAGAAATAGAAGAAAAGCAGGTTGGCAGTTTTATTCAATATCCATTAAGGACAGCCTGGGCGATAACAATTCATAAAAGTCAGGGCTTGACTTTTGATAAAGCGATTATAGACGCAAATGCGGCTTTTGCTCATGGTCAGGTTTACGTAGCATTAAGCCGTTGCAGAAGCTTTGAAGGAATGGTACTTCGTACTCCATTGACCTTCAATAGCATCAAAACCGATGGGGTAGTAGCTCATTATACCAAAGAAGCAGAAAATAACACACCCAATTCAGAACAATTGCAACAGGCTAAAGCCTTTTTTCAGCAGGGACTTTTGTATGAGCTTTTTGATTTTAAAGATATCAAAGGAACTTTATTTCAGTGTAAAAGAATTGCTGAAGATTATCATCAGGTAATTTCTGTTGGATTCCTTGATAATGTAAATGAGGTAAGGGAAAATGCGGAAAAAACTATTTACGCCATTTCCGAATCGTATAAAAAGCACTTGAATGTACAGCTTCAACAAAATCAGTTGCCCGAAGACAATGGGGATCTTCAGGAAAGGGTAAAAAAGGCCTGCCGTTATTTTGTAGATAAGATAGATGAGGTGATTATTGCCGGGATGGATAAAGTGAGTTTTGAAGCCGATAATAAAGCGGTAAAAGAAAGTATGAGCGAAGTACTTAATAAGCTTAAAAAAGAGGTTTTCATTAAACGATCTGTGCTTAAAAACAGCCTCGAAGGTTTTGAGACACTAAGTTATATTAAATGTCGGGCAAACGCGGAAATTGATTTTATTAATCTGGAGAAAGTGCAAGTAACAACCCGGAAAGAAACTAAAGTTGCCGCAGGAATTAAACATCCAGAACTTTATAAAACTATAAAATCATGGCGGGACGACTTAGCAGCAGATAATAATGTTCCTGTATATATGATTCTTCCGCAGAAAGCCTTAACCGAGCTGGTAAATAAATTGCCATCCAATTTCGCCGAGCTGGAAAGTATAAAGGGAATTGGTAAAGCAAAAATCAAACAGTTTGGTGCCGAAATTCTTGGAATGGTGACTGAATACTGTGAGAAAAGAAATATTTCTCAAACCCCATTGCAGCTTTTGGTGAAAGTTAATAAGCCGGAAAAGGTAGATACGAAACAAATGTCCTTGAATGCGTTTATTGATGGTAAGACCGTGGAGGAAATAGCTATGGAAAGGGGACTGACAGCTTCTACCATAGAGAACCACTTGATCCATTTTATTGGTACTGGTGAACTGGATATCCATCGTTTTGTAGAAAAGGATAAAGCTAGCCAGATACAAGCCTATGTTGAAGAGTACAAACCTATATCTACCACGCAAACAAAAGAAGCCCTGGGCGATGATATTTCCTATAATGAGATAAGGGCCGTAATGAAGTATTTAACTTATCAGGAGTATTTGAGTTAG
- the gnd gene encoding decarboxylating NADP(+)-dependent phosphogluconate dehydrogenase: protein MKEVSDIGVIGLAVMGENLILNMESKGFHVTAYNRTTDKVENFVNGRAKGKNIYGAKSIEDLVSSLKSPRKIMLMVKAGKPVDDFIDLLIPHLDKGDIIIDGGNSHFPDTERRVKYVESKGLYFIGSGVSGGEEGALLGPSIMPGGSKAAWPAVKPIFQGIAAKVDDGSPCCDWVGDGGAGHFVKMVHNGIEYGDMQLINEVYHIMKDVLTMSTDEMHEVFKEWNEGELDSYLVEITRDILAYKEEDGTPIIDKILDTAGQKGTGKWTGTVALELGIPLTLITESVFARCLSAMKDERVQASKVLTAGPKASFNGDKQEMINNLRDALYAAKVISYAQGYQMMRAAAEEYGWELSYGNIALMWRGGCIIRSRFLGNIKEAFDKNPALSNLLLDEYFADKIQACQNGLRQVVATATLNGIPVPCLSAGMNYYDGYRCERLPANLLQAQRDYFGAHTYERIDKPRGQFFHTNWTGRGGNTASTTYDV, encoded by the coding sequence ATGAAAGAAGTATCCGATATAGGGGTAATAGGCTTGGCCGTAATGGGTGAAAACCTTATTTTAAACATGGAAAGCAAAGGTTTTCATGTAACTGCTTACAATCGTACTACAGATAAAGTAGAGAACTTTGTAAACGGAAGAGCAAAAGGCAAAAACATTTACGGAGCGAAATCAATTGAAGATTTAGTAAGTTCTTTAAAATCACCTAGAAAAATCATGTTAATGGTTAAAGCAGGTAAACCTGTTGATGATTTTATCGATTTATTAATCCCACACTTAGATAAAGGAGATATCATTATCGATGGTGGTAACTCTCATTTCCCTGATACAGAGCGTCGCGTAAAATATGTAGAAAGTAAAGGTCTGTATTTTATCGGTTCTGGTGTTTCTGGTGGTGAAGAAGGTGCTTTATTAGGTCCTTCAATTATGCCGGGTGGTTCTAAAGCTGCTTGGCCAGCTGTAAAACCTATTTTCCAGGGTATTGCCGCAAAAGTTGATGACGGTTCTCCTTGCTGTGACTGGGTAGGTGATGGAGGTGCTGGGCACTTCGTTAAAATGGTACACAACGGTATCGAGTATGGAGATATGCAATTGATCAACGAGGTATACCACATTATGAAAGATGTGTTAACTATGTCTACTGATGAAATGCATGAGGTTTTCAAAGAGTGGAATGAAGGTGAATTAGATAGCTACTTAGTAGAAATCACTCGTGATATCTTAGCTTACAAAGAAGAAGATGGTACACCTATCATAGATAAAATTTTAGATACAGCTGGTCAAAAAGGTACAGGTAAGTGGACAGGTACTGTAGCATTAGAGTTAGGTATTCCTTTAACTTTAATTACTGAGTCTGTATTTGCAAGATGTTTGTCTGCAATGAAAGACGAGCGTGTTCAGGCTTCTAAAGTATTGACAGCTGGACCAAAAGCTTCTTTCAATGGCGATAAGCAAGAAATGATTAACAACTTAAGAGATGCATTATATGCTGCAAAAGTAATTTCTTATGCTCAGGGCTATCAAATGATGAGAGCTGCGGCAGAAGAGTACGGTTGGGAATTAAGCTACGGAAATATTGCTTTAATGTGGAGAGGTGGATGTATTATCCGTTCTCGTTTCTTAGGAAATATCAAAGAAGCATTTGATAAAAATCCAGCATTATCTAATTTATTATTAGACGAATATTTCGCAGATAAAATTCAAGCTTGTCAAAACGGTTTAAGACAAGTGGTTGCTACAGCAACATTAAACGGAATTCCGGTTCCTTGTTTAAGTGCAGGTATGAACTATTACGATGGTTACAGATGCGAAAGATTACCGGCAAACTTGTTACAAGCTCAACGCGACTACTTCGGTGCTCATACTTACGAGAGAATTGACAAACCAAGAGGTCAGTTTTTCCATACGAACTGGACAGGTAGAGGTGGTAATACAGCTTCTACTACTTACGACGTATAA
- the eno gene encoding phosphopyruvate hydratase, translating to MSLILDVHARQILDSRGNPTIEVDVVTENGIIGRAAVPSGASTGQYEAVELRDNDKSVYLGKGVLKAVANVNDKIAEKLRGVDVFEQNTIDKIMLDLDGTENKGELGANAILGVSLAVAKAAAQESHQPLYRYIGGVNANTLPIPMMNIINGGSHSDAPIAFQEFMIMPVGASSFSEALRWGTEVFHNLKKILHDRGLSTAVGDEGGFAPTFEGTEDAIETVLNAIKAAGYQPGSQICLALDCASSEFYKDGKYDYTKFEGDKGAVRSSAEQAAYLAELTEKYPIISIEDGMDENDWDGWKQLTDKVGNRVQLVGDDLFVTNVKRLQQGIDTNTANSILVKVNQIGSLTETIDAVSLAQTNGYTSVMSHRSGETEDTTIADLAVALNCGQIKTGSASRSDRIAKYNQLLRIEEELGDNAKFIGKNFKYAIK from the coding sequence ATGAGTTTAATTCTTGATGTTCATGCAAGACAAATCCTCGATTCAAGAGGTAATCCTACTATTGAAGTAGATGTTGTAACTGAAAATGGTATTATCGGAAGAGCTGCGGTTCCGTCTGGAGCTTCAACCGGCCAATATGAGGCTGTTGAGTTACGTGATAACGATAAGTCTGTATATTTAGGCAAAGGTGTTTTAAAAGCCGTTGCCAATGTAAATGATAAAATTGCTGAGAAGTTAAGAGGTGTTGACGTTTTCGAACAAAACACTATCGACAAAATCATGTTGGATCTTGATGGAACTGAAAACAAAGGTGAATTAGGTGCTAATGCTATTTTAGGTGTGTCTTTAGCTGTAGCTAAAGCTGCTGCCCAAGAAAGTCATCAGCCTTTGTACCGTTACATCGGTGGTGTAAATGCAAATACACTTCCAATCCCAATGATGAACATCATTAATGGTGGTTCTCATTCTGACGCCCCTATTGCTTTTCAGGAATTTATGATTATGCCTGTTGGTGCTTCTTCATTCTCCGAAGCTTTAAGATGGGGTACTGAGGTTTTCCATAACCTTAAAAAAATTCTTCACGACAGGGGTTTATCTACCGCTGTAGGTGACGAGGGTGGTTTTGCGCCAACTTTCGAAGGTACTGAAGATGCTATTGAAACTGTATTAAACGCAATTAAAGCTGCCGGATACCAACCAGGTTCTCAAATTTGTTTAGCTTTAGATTGTGCTTCTTCTGAATTCTATAAAGACGGAAAATACGATTATACTAAATTCGAAGGCGATAAAGGCGCAGTAAGATCAAGCGCAGAGCAAGCTGCTTATCTGGCTGAATTAACTGAAAAATACCCTATCATTTCAATCGAAGATGGTATGGATGAAAATGACTGGGATGGTTGGAAACAATTGACTGATAAAGTTGGTAACAGAGTACAGTTAGTTGGCGACGATTTATTTGTAACTAATGTAAAACGTTTACAACAAGGTATAGACACCAATACAGCGAACTCTATCTTAGTAAAAGTTAATCAAATTGGTTCTTTAACAGAAACCATTGACGCGGTAAGCCTTGCACAAACTAACGGTTACACTTCTGTAATGTCTCACAGATCTGGTGAAACAGAGGATACCACAATTGCTGACTTAGCAGTAGCTTTAAACTGTGGTCAAATTAAAACCGGCTCTGCATCTCGTTCAGACCGGATTGCAAAATACAATCAATTATTAAGAATTGAAGAAGAACTGGGTGATAATGCAAAATTCATCGGTAAAAACTTCAAATACGCTATTAAATAA